One genomic window of Terriglobia bacterium includes the following:
- a CDS encoding 2-hydroxyacyl-CoA dehydratase family protein, with protein sequence MIRLRAQSKLKSVLKDYYAGLSSPLAWCTSAGPAEILRALGFHVYFPENHGALLGASRAAARFIPCAHQAGYDDEICSYLTADIGAWLMHETPLAEAYGLASIPRPDLIAFNTNQCREVAEWFGFYGREFGCPIVGIFPPRHLEDVTEADIDNVARQFERLIRVGEQVAGAPLAPERLAETVELSRLGSHLWKKVLETGRIVPSLTTFWDGAILMAPIVLLRGTQVCVDFYQEALLELQSLADRGAAAVPGERVRIYWEGMPIWGRLRALSELFAENQAAVVASTYCNSWVFPTFNPGDPLRSMADAYTRIFINRGEEAKLAILARLLEEYRIDGIIFHDSKTCFNNTNSRFGLPGRLTGFTSVPSLIIDGDLNDLRFYSDGQARTRIETFIEQLKTRQQCVQP encoded by the coding sequence ATGATTCGTTTGCGCGCGCAGTCCAAGCTCAAATCGGTCCTCAAGGATTATTATGCCGGCCTGTCGTCGCCCCTGGCCTGGTGTACGAGCGCCGGCCCCGCAGAAATCCTGCGGGCGTTGGGATTTCACGTCTATTTTCCGGAAAATCACGGCGCCCTGCTGGGCGCGAGCCGGGCCGCGGCCAGATTCATCCCGTGCGCCCATCAGGCAGGCTACGATGACGAGATCTGCTCCTACCTGACGGCCGACATCGGCGCCTGGCTCATGCACGAAACTCCACTTGCCGAGGCCTACGGACTGGCCTCGATTCCAAGGCCCGACCTGATCGCATTCAACACCAACCAGTGCCGCGAGGTGGCCGAATGGTTCGGCTTTTATGGACGGGAGTTCGGATGCCCCATCGTCGGCATTTTCCCGCCGCGTCACCTGGAGGATGTCACGGAAGCCGACATCGACAACGTCGCGCGGCAGTTCGAGAGGCTCATTCGCGTCGGTGAGCAGGTCGCGGGCGCACCCCTGGCTCCGGAACGCCTCGCCGAAACTGTCGAACTCAGCAGACTTGGATCGCATCTCTGGAAAAAAGTGCTGGAAACCGGCCGGATTGTGCCGTCCTTAACGACTTTCTGGGACGGCGCAATCCTCATGGCCCCCATTGTTCTGCTTCGCGGCACGCAGGTGTGCGTCGACTTCTATCAGGAAGCCCTCCTTGAATTGCAGTCGCTGGCGGATCGCGGCGCGGCCGCCGTGCCCGGCGAGCGCGTGAGGATCTATTGGGAGGGCATGCCCATCTGGGGGCGTCTGCGCGCTCTTTCGGAGTTGTTTGCGGAAAACCAGGCCGCCGTCGTCGCATCCACTTATTGCAACAGCTGGGTGTTTCCCACCTTCAACCCGGGCGACCCGCTGCGATCCATGGCGGACGCCTATACCCGCATTTTCATAAACCGCGGCGAGGAGGCCAAGCTGGCCATTCTGGCGCGCCTGCTCGAAGAGTATCGGATCGACGGCATCATTTTCCATGATTCGAAGACGTGTTTTAACAACACCAACAGCCGATTCGGTCTTCCCGGAAGGCTGACAGGATTCACCTCCGTGCCTTCCCTGATCATCGACGGGGACCTGAACGATCTCCGCTTTTATTCGGATGGGCAGGCTCGGACGAGGATTGAGACCTTCATCGAGCAGCTGAAAACTCGGCAGCAGTGCGTTCAACCTTGA
- a CDS encoding 2-dehydropantoate 2-reductase produces the protein MNENNSNHKMRVGIIGTGPVGATLTVHLKEAGAHVVPCDVFPHKIDAIRKRGIRLTHTIEKSVKLQDACYSVQELGMYDPDMIIIAVKTPDLKKVIGQIKDIDNGKLYVLCAQNGIDNEVEIGREFGDHRTLRMVVNFAGNMADDSTVHVSFFNPPNYVASLADGGNEMARKFADILNSVGLDTEIPLDIQDHVWAKAILNAALSAVCAITRRTMKEVMDFPSTFELVEGIIDESVHVAEMERIELGNKFRRFSIRYLKNAGHHRPSMLVDLENGDKTEIDQLNGKIVQYGRKHCLPTPINQSVTALVHLLEQSAMESVKAASK, from the coding sequence ATGAATGAGAACAACAGTAATCACAAGATGCGGGTGGGAATCATCGGCACCGGGCCGGTGGGAGCGACCCTGACCGTGCATCTGAAGGAAGCGGGCGCGCACGTGGTGCCATGCGATGTGTTTCCGCACAAAATCGACGCGATCCGGAAACGGGGCATCCGTCTCACCCACACGATCGAAAAGAGCGTCAAACTTCAGGATGCCTGCTATTCTGTTCAGGAGCTTGGCATGTATGATCCGGACATGATCATCATCGCGGTGAAAACGCCCGATCTCAAAAAGGTGATCGGCCAGATCAAGGACATCGACAACGGCAAGCTTTATGTGCTGTGCGCGCAGAATGGGATCGACAACGAGGTGGAGATCGGCCGCGAATTCGGCGATCATCGCACGCTCCGCATGGTCGTCAATTTCGCCGGCAACATGGCGGACGACAGTACCGTGCATGTGAGCTTTTTCAATCCGCCGAATTATGTGGCATCACTTGCCGACGGCGGGAATGAGATGGCGCGCAAGTTCGCGGATATCCTCAATTCGGTCGGTCTGGACACCGAAATCCCTCTGGACATCCAGGATCACGTCTGGGCCAAGGCGATTCTGAATGCGGCGCTCAGCGCGGTGTGCGCGATCACCCGCCGCACGATGAAAGAAGTCATGGATTTTCCGTCCACATTCGAGCTGGTCGAGGGAATCATCGATGAGTCCGTCCATGTCGCCGAAATGGAGAGGATTGAACTGGGCAACAAATTCCGCCGGTTCAGCATCCGCTACCTGAAAAACGCGGGCCACCACAGGCCTTCCATGCTGGTGGACCTCGAGAATGGCGACAAGACGGAAATCGACCAGCTCAACGGCAAGATCGTTCAGTACGGCAGGAAACACTGCTTGCCGACGCCTATCAACCAGTCGGTGACGGCGCTGGTTCACTTGCTCGAGCAGAGTGCAATGGAAAGCGTAAAGGCAGCGAGCAAATGA
- a CDS encoding acyl-CoA dehydratase activase, whose product MTAHYLGIDLGSAYTKFVVLDHTRAIVHAEVIPTLSRRHEACERCTALIHERFDIRRTCATGYGRRNVPSDLQKTELICAAAGVSMLHPMRKCILDIGGEDMKIIESGPDGSVMDFHMNDKCAAGTGAFITEIAERAELLLCEMSRLARESKSDRTINSFCTVFAKSEILSWKFDGVPPEDIARGIYLSVVDRVRKLPVKPGLPLLLCGGVIAYHPHLAELLAERVPSQVHVVDRPQLAVALGAAVLAHKEATQGGS is encoded by the coding sequence ATGACCGCGCATTATCTCGGCATCGACCTTGGCTCCGCCTACACCAAATTTGTGGTCCTCGACCACACCCGGGCCATCGTCCACGCCGAGGTGATCCCGACCCTGAGCAGACGCCATGAAGCCTGCGAACGCTGTACGGCGCTGATTCACGAGCGGTTCGACATCCGCCGGACCTGCGCCACCGGCTACGGCCGCCGCAATGTTCCGTCGGATCTGCAGAAGACGGAGCTCATCTGCGCCGCCGCCGGAGTCTCGATGCTGCACCCGATGCGCAAGTGCATTCTGGACATCGGCGGCGAGGACATGAAGATCATCGAAAGCGGACCCGACGGCAGCGTGATGGATTTTCATATGAACGACAAGTGCGCGGCTGGAACCGGCGCCTTTATCACCGAAATCGCCGAGCGGGCCGAGCTGCTGCTGTGCGAAATGAGCCGGCTGGCGAGAGAGTCGAAATCGGACCGCACCATCAACAGCTTCTGCACGGTCTTTGCCAAGAGCGAGATCCTGAGCTGGAAGTTCGACGGCGTGCCGCCGGAGGATATCGCGAGAGGGATATACCTGTCGGTGGTCGATCGTGTGCGGAAACTGCCGGTCAAGCCAGGCCTCCCTCTGCTGTTGTGCGGCGGCGTCATCGCGTACCATCCTCATCTGGCGGAGCTTCTGGCGGAAAGAGTGCCGTCGCAGGTTCATGTGGTGGACAGGCCGCAGCTTGCCGTGGCATTGGGGGCAGCCGTACTGGCGCACAAGGAGGCAACGCAGGGCGGCTCATAA
- the had gene encoding 6-hydroxycyclohex-1-ene-1-carbonyl-CoA dehydrogenase: MKRIIAYQMTAKDAPFERVEMPSPDPADDEAVVEVAGCGVCHTDLSFWHQGVPTRHPLPLVLGHEISGTVLRGPAHLLGRPVIVPAVLPCGECELCRRGRGNICQSQKMPGNDFHGGFASHAVVPARFLVPVPEPALADHSLAELAVIADAVSTPYQVLVKSGLTPGDLAIVIGVGGIGIYAAQLARIMGGKVIAVDIAQEKLDPLKTIGVTATINTREMDVKAVKNRVKEYCRELQAPAHGWKIYETSGTKAGQDLAFALLGIAGTLSVVGFTLEKLELRLSNLMAFDATIIGTWGCKPELYPAVIDLVAQKKLALKPFSETRRMSQINEVFQMALQHQLTKRAVLTPDF; the protein is encoded by the coding sequence ATGAAAAGGATCATTGCCTATCAAATGACTGCGAAGGACGCTCCGTTTGAGCGCGTGGAGATGCCCAGTCCCGATCCTGCCGATGACGAGGCGGTCGTCGAAGTGGCGGGCTGCGGTGTCTGCCATACCGACTTGAGTTTCTGGCACCAAGGCGTGCCGACCCGTCATCCGCTTCCCCTTGTGCTGGGACACGAGATCTCCGGGACCGTCCTCCGCGGACCCGCGCATCTGCTGGGCAGACCTGTGATCGTGCCGGCGGTATTGCCGTGCGGAGAGTGCGAACTGTGCCGCCGCGGACGCGGCAACATTTGCCAGAGCCAGAAGATGCCCGGCAATGACTTCCACGGAGGATTCGCCAGCCATGCCGTCGTACCGGCGCGTTTTTTGGTGCCGGTTCCGGAACCGGCGCTTGCCGATCATTCGCTGGCGGAACTCGCCGTAATCGCCGACGCGGTCTCGACACCGTACCAGGTCCTGGTCAAAAGCGGCCTGACGCCGGGTGATCTCGCGATCGTCATCGGCGTGGGCGGCATAGGGATCTACGCCGCACAGCTGGCGCGCATCATGGGGGGAAAAGTGATCGCGGTCGATATCGCCCAGGAGAAGCTCGATCCTTTGAAAACGATCGGCGTGACGGCAACGATCAACACCAGAGAGATGGATGTCAAGGCTGTCAAGAATCGCGTCAAGGAATACTGCCGGGAGTTGCAGGCGCCTGCGCATGGCTGGAAGATCTATGAAACTTCCGGCACCAAAGCGGGCCAGGATCTGGCGTTCGCCCTGCTCGGCATCGCCGGAACGCTGTCCGTGGTGGGATTCACCCTGGAAAAACTCGAACTCCGCTTGAGCAATCTCATGGCCTTCGATGCCACTATAATTGGAACCTGGGGCTGCAAGCCCGAGCTGTATCCCGCGGTCATCGATCTGGTTGCCCAGAAGAAACTGGCACTTAAGCCGTTCAGCGAGACGCGGCGCATGTCGCAGATCAACGAGGTTTTTCAGATGGCGCTGCAGCACCAGCTGACGAAACGCGCGGTGCTGACGCCCGATTTTTGA